One genomic region from Rosa rugosa chromosome 1, drRosRugo1.1, whole genome shotgun sequence encodes:
- the LOC133726759 gene encoding large ribosomal subunit protein bL27c — protein sequence MAVASMSFNLVGAFRGMALSSSSSSSSSFFRGDLGSVQLGPKLSLSTTSQRRLPLTIQNAHKKGAGSTKNGRDSKGQRLGVKIYGDQVAKPGSIIIRQRGTKFHAGKNVGLGKDHTIFSLIDGLVKFEKYGPDRKKVSVYPREIQPENPNSYRVRKRENFKLQREKKKARKEGYILQNKPQLVLASADNGAETNPLC from the exons ATGGCGGTCGCGTCTATGAGTTTCAACCTAGTCGGAGCATTCAGAGGTATGGCTCTGAGCTCAagctcttcctcttcctcctctttcttCAGAGGTGATTTGGGCTCCGTCCAATTGGGCCCAAAGCTATCCTTGTCTACTACTAGCCAACGCAGATTGCCATTGACGATTCAAAACGCGCACAAGAAAGGAGCTGGTAGTACCAAGAACGGTCGCGATTCCAAAGGCCAAAGGCTCGGGGTTAAGATTTACGGTGACCAGGTCGCCAAGCCCGGCTCCATCATCATACGTCAGCGGGGCACCAAG TTCCATGCGGGGAAGAATGTGGGGCTTGGCAAGGACCATACCATTTTCTCTCTGATTGATGGGTTGGTTAAGTTTGAGAAGTATGGACCTGACAGGAAGAAG GTGAGTGTTTACCCTCGGGAGATACAGCCTGAAAATCCCAACAGCTACAGGGTTAGGAAGAGGGAGAACTTCAAGCTACAACGCGAgaaaaagaaagcaagaaaGGAAGGCTATATTCTTCAAAACAAACCACAACTGGTGCTTGCATCTGCTGATAATGGTGCAGAGACCAATCCTCTTTGTTGA
- the LOC133726760 gene encoding protein transport protein Sec61 subunit gamma-1-like gives MRCVLHATEFTKVAVRTAIGFVVMGFVGFFVKLIFIPINNIIVGAA, from the coding sequence ATGCGGTGCGTTTTGCATGCAACAGAATTCACAAAGGTGGCGGTACGTACGGCCATCGGGTTTGTGGTGATGGGATTCGTTGGCTTCTTTGTGAAGCTCATCTTCATTCCGATCAACAACATCATCGTCGGAGCTGCTTAG